In Actinomyces marmotae, the DNA window CACGGACCTGGGCACGCGCGGCCAGGGCAATGCCCTGCTCGTCACCGTCTGGGAGGCCGCCGCCAACTCCTTGCGCGTGGCCGTCGTGGCGGCCGCGATCGCGCTCGCGGTGGGCGGCGCGGTGAGCCTCGTGGTCTCGCGCGCCCCCCGCGGCCGCGCCCTGGCCCGCGCCGTCTCGCTCCTCGACGCCGCCTTCATGCTCCCGCTGGGCGTGTCCGCCGTGACTGTCGGCTTCGGCTTCCTCATCACCTTGGCTCCCACGGGCCTGACGGCGTCATGGTGGATCCTGCCGCTCGCCCAGGCGGTCGTGGCCGTGCCGCTCGTGGTGCGCACCCTCCTGCCAGCCCTGCGCGCCATCGATCCCCGGCAGCGCGAGGCCGCTGCCGCCCTCGGCGCCGGTCCAGGGCGTGCCCTGCTCACCGTCGATGGCCCTCACCTGGCGCGCGCCGGGGGCCTCGCCGCCGGATTCGCCCTGGCCACGAGTCTGGGGGAATTCGGGGCGACGTCGTTCCTCGCCCGCCCCGCCGAGCCGACCCTTCCCGTGGTGCTCTACCGCCTCATCGGCCGCCCCGGCGCGCAGAACCAGGGGATGGGCTTGGCCGCCGGTGTCATCCTGGCCGTCGGCACCGCCGCCCTCATGCTCGGCTGCGAGTGGCTGCAAAACCGCTGGGCGCGCCGCGAAGGCTCGCGCCATGAGCCCGGTACCCCCACGACCAGCAGGGAGGCCTCATGAGAGACGGACTGAGCATCGATGGGCTGCGGGTGGTCTACCCCGGGGGCCGGGGCGCCGGGCCGGTGGTGGCCGTCGACGGCGTCGGCCTGGGGATCCCCTCCGGGCGGATCACCGCGCTCCTGGGGGCCTCCGGGTCGGGCAAGTCCTCGTTGCTGCGCGCCGTGGCGGGCCTGGAGCCCGTCGCGGCCGGCACCATCCGCTGGGATGGGCGCGACGTCGTCGCCACCCCGGTGCATAAGCGCGGATTCGGGCTCATGTTCCAGGAGGGCCAACTCTTCCCCTTCCGGGACGTCGCCGGGAACGTCGGCTACGGGTTGACGGGCATGACCCGGGCCCAGCGGGCCCGCCGCGTCGCTGAGATGCTTGAACTCGTTGGCCTGCCCGGCTATGCGGCGCGGCCCATCACCACCCTGTCCGGCGGGCAGGCGCAGCGCGTCGCCCTGGCTCGCGCCCTCGCGCCCCGGCCCCGGCTCCTGCTGCTCGATGAGCCGCTGTCCGCGCTCGACCGCGCTCTGCGCGAGCAGCTCGCCGGTGACCTGCGCGCCATCCTCACCGAGCAGGGAACCACCGCCCTCTACGTCACCCACGACCAGGATGAGGCGATGACCGTCGCGGATGAGGTCGGCGTCATGGAGGCCGGCCGGCTCTCGCGCCTGGCCGCCCCTGAGGCGCTGTGGGCCGATCCGGGCAGCGTGGGCGTCGCGGCCTTCCTCGGCTTCAGCCCGATCCTCGTGCGCGAGGAGGCAGAGGCCCTGGGCTGGGGGAGTCTTCTCGACGCTGGCCGGCCGGGCGCGCGGGCGGGCGGCGGGGCCGGCGTCGGGCTGGCGCTCGCCCCGGGGGCGCTGAGCATCGTCGGCCCGCAGGAGGGCGCCCCGGGAGCCGATGGCACTGGGGGGCGCGGCTGCGCGGAGCTGCCGGGGGCGAGCGGGACGGTGCTCGCCAGGAGGGTGCGCCGGGGCGGGGTTGAGGTGGATGTCTCCCTCGATGTCCCTGGTGGGCGAGCCGTTGTCGCTGCTGGGGTGAGCGGGGGCGACGGGGCGGCGAACGGGGTCGGCGAGAGGGTCCGCCTGGGCCTGGATGCATCCCGCACCGCCATCATCGAGTTCTGATCGTGTCCTCCCGGTCGGGGTGTCGACTTGACGCGAGCGAATGCCCGACTGGTCACATCCCGGCCCGAACAGCGGCATTCCCCGACGCCCTCCCGATACGCTCCCTACGAGGGGCCTGATGGCGCGCGATCCCGGGCGGGGCCCCGTCGTCAATCGGCAGCACGATTCGCGCAGGAGGGAGGGGCTCAGGTGACGTTCCCCCTGGTGCGCGCGCATGACCTCTCTCGAGTGACAGGCCGCCACGCCGGGCCTCCAGCTCCGTGGCGCGCTCTGCGACGCGGATCACACTACGGGCACCGAGGCCGGTCATCTGTGATCAAAACGCAATCGGAGTATCCTCTGCCCCATCGGTCACGGGAGTATCACGAAGGAGGGCTGATCGGCGCCCCTGCACCCGGTCTTTCGGCGTATCGTCAGATGCCCGAGGGCCCTCCGATCCTCTCGTCTCGGCCCGGGCGTCCCGGTGGGTTCCCGTCCTCTCCGGCCCTCCGGGCGCATCCCGCGCCGCCCCCGGCGCCGGGATAACGGGGCCGGATCCCCACCCGCCATGACCTCCCGTCGGCTTCCCGAGCCGCCCTGACCGCCATCGGAAGGACCATCATGACAACCCGCGAGGACATCACCGCCAGACTGGCCCATACGGCCGGCCTGGAGCACACGCCGGCTGTGTCCGCCCTGACGGCCGAGGCCGTCACCTGGGCGGACGCGCTTGGCGCCGAGGTCCTCCAGGTCTCCTCCCGGGTCGCCCTCACCCGCGAGTACTTCCTGGGCAACGAGCAGTGGCGGGCCCTGGACCCGCTCAACTGGAGCCTCGCCCGGTTCTCCCAGCGGCCCGAGCTGTTCAGCTCCGAGGCGTTGCGCACTCTGACCTGGGACTGCACGTGGGCGGTGGCGGTCGCCGCGAGCAATCCCGCGGTCTCGGTGGAGCAACTGCGGCTCCTCACGCGCAAGGTCGAGGCCTTCCACTCCTCCCAGGGCGGCGCGATGCGGGGCATCTACGGGCAGCGCTCCAAGGTCGCCTCCCTCCTGGGCCACGAGGATGAGGCCGCCAAGGCCCTCGCGCAGTGGCGGAGCGCCGAGCCCGAGGAAGACCCGGCCCGCGACATCTACCAGCCCCTCCTCGAAATCGACTGGGCCACTCGCAACGAGGAGTGGGACCTCGCGGTGTCCACCGCCGCCCCGATCCTCAGCGGGGACGTGGGTATGAGGCCGATGCGCGAGACCGTCCGCGCCGCCTCTCTCCTGGCCCTCCTGGCCTCGGGCCGCCCGGCGGCGGCCTGGAACGCCCATCTGCATGCTTACCGGGCCCAGGAGTCCAGCCCGGGCAGCCTGCGCTCGATCGCCCTGCACTGGCAGTACCTCGCCCTGTCCGGCAAGCCCGACCGCGCGCTCACCCTCCTGCGCCGCCACCTCAGCTGGCTCCCGACGGCGGAGTCCGGCGAGGTCCTCCTGACGGCCCTGCGCGGAGCGGCCCTCGTGCTGCGCGAGGCCGAGGCCGCTGGATGGGGCAACGAGATCCTCGGCGCCGACGCTCCGGTCCAGGCCACCTGGTGCCCCGACCCGGGCATCCCGGCGGTCGTGCGCATCGCCCAGGCGCGCGTCGACATGGAGGCCTGGGCCCGCCGCCTGGCCGGCCTCTACGACCGCCGCAACGGCAACCGCACCGTCTCCGAGCAGCTCGATCGCGACCTGGCCCGTCCCGTCATCGGCGACGGCGGGATCGCCCTGCCCCCGGCCGACTCCGAGCATCCCAGCGCCGAGCCCCTCGACGAGCATCCGC includes these proteins:
- a CDS encoding ABC transporter ATP-binding protein; protein product: MRDGLSIDGLRVVYPGGRGAGPVVAVDGVGLGIPSGRITALLGASGSGKSSLLRAVAGLEPVAAGTIRWDGRDVVATPVHKRGFGLMFQEGQLFPFRDVAGNVGYGLTGMTRAQRARRVAEMLELVGLPGYAARPITTLSGGQAQRVALARALAPRPRLLLLDEPLSALDRALREQLAGDLRAILTEQGTTALYVTHDQDEAMTVADEVGVMEAGRLSRLAAPEALWADPGSVGVAAFLGFSPILVREEAEALGWGSLLDAGRPGARAGGGAGVGLALAPGALSIVGPQEGAPGADGTGGRGCAELPGASGTVLARRVRRGGVEVDVSLDVPGGRAVVAAGVSGGDGAANGVGERVRLGLDASRTAIIEF